A part of Candidatus Methylomirabilis sp. genomic DNA contains:
- a CDS encoding pirin family protein has product MITVIKSKDRHHADMGWLSTSWHFSFDDYYDPANMNWGPLRVFNDDVIQPGRGFDPHPHRDMEIVTY; this is encoded by the coding sequence ATGATCACGGTGATCAAGTCCAAAGACCGGCACCACGCGGACATGGGGTGGCTGTCCACCTCCTGGCACTTCTCCTTCGATGATTACTACGATCCGGCCAACATGAACTGGGGCCCCCTGCGGGTCTTCAACGACGACGTGATTCAGCCCGGGCGGGGATTCGATCCCCATCCCCACCGGGACATGGAGATCGTCACCTAC
- a CDS encoding trypsin-like peptidase domain-containing protein: protein MRIGRVPGIVCGVLLLVTGPAATPAPALGQEAPPLTLTLPPAPGTPDPELARISRPLVRLADSLRPALVQVRGRGRPAGPPDGGEAPDGRGPRRGIGSGFLVSPEGHVITNHHVVQGARGVEVRLHDGRRLAARVLGSDARTDLAVLKVDGVADLPVMRLGDSDALQVGELVMALGNPFGLEESVTLGIVSRKPARSSAAGPGFQFIQTDAAVNPGNSGGPLVNMAGEVVGVNSAATSRGSIGFAIPSRVVQAVAPVLAAQGKMTWGWLGVTISDIEEEPAVAAPGAPLEGGALVREVRPDEPAARGGVKPGDVVVEVDGKPVREPRDLQQIVAGLAPGRAIPLAVLRDGRRETLTVQIGEAPSSIP, encoded by the coding sequence ATGCGGATCGGGCGAGTCCCCGGGATCGTATGTGGTGTCCTGCTCCTCGTGACCGGCCCCGCCGCCACCCCCGCGCCGGCGCTCGGTCAGGAGGCGCCTCCCCTCACCCTGACGCTGCCGCCAGCTCCGGGCACGCCAGACCCCGAGCTGGCCCGGATCAGTCGGCCCCTGGTGCGCCTGGCGGATTCGCTCCGCCCGGCCCTGGTGCAGGTGCGGGGGCGGGGGCGTCCGGCGGGGCCGCCCGACGGCGGGGAGGCGCCGGACGGGCGGGGGCCGCGGCGCGGCATCGGCTCCGGCTTCCTCGTCTCACCCGAGGGGCACGTGATCACGAACCATCACGTGGTGCAGGGCGCCCGAGGCGTCGAGGTGCGCTTGCACGACGGGAGGCGGCTCGCGGCCCGGGTGCTCGGGTCGGACGCCCGCACGGACCTGGCCGTCCTCAAGGTGGACGGCGTCGCGGACCTCCCGGTGATGCGGCTGGGGGACTCCGACGCCCTGCAGGTCGGCGAGCTGGTGATGGCCCTCGGCAACCCCTTCGGCCTCGAGGAGAGCGTAACCCTCGGCATCGTCAGCCGGAAGCCGGCCCGGTCGAGCGCGGCGGGCCCGGGCTTCCAGTTCATCCAGACGGACGCCGCGGTGAACCCAGGCAACAGCGGTGGGCCCCTGGTGAATATGGCCGGCGAGGTGGTCGGCGTGAACTCCGCGGCCACCAGCCGCGGGAGCATCGGCTTCGCCATCCCGTCGCGGGTGGTGCAGGCGGTGGCGCCGGTCCTGGCGGCCCAGGGCAAGATGACCTGGGGATGGCTCGGCGTGACCATCAGCGACATCGAGGAGGAGCCCGCGGTCGCCGCCCCCGGCGCGCCCCTGGAGGGCGGCGCCCTCGTTCGCGAGGTGCGCCCCGACGAGCCCGCGGCCCGGGGCGGCGTCAAGCCCGGAGACGTGGTGGTCGAGGTGGACGGGAAGCCGGTGCGCGAACCCCGGGACCTCCAGCAGATTGTCGCAGGCCTCGCGCCCGGCCGAGCGATACCGCTGGCCGTGCTGCGGGACGGCCGGCGCGAGACCCTCACGGTCCAGATCGGCGAGGCCCCCAGCTCGATTCCCTGA
- a CDS encoding periplasmic heavy metal sensor: protein MTIRSLAVGLLVTAGLAAAAPAARAGGDGVGLRFDRVLAELDLTEAQHQRVLALRGRFAEETGALTRALYRQAGELARRLEEPAGSPQAIEALVQEIGRLKTDLLRVRVRAIRELRDALSPEQQARLKVLFEESRRGAAAPAPQ from the coding sequence ATGACGATCCGCTCTCTCGCCGTGGGCCTGCTCGTCACCGCCGGCCTGGCGGCGGCCGCCCCCGCGGCCCGGGCCGGCGGGGACGGGGTCGGCCTGCGGTTCGACCGCGTCCTCGCCGAGCTCGACCTCACCGAGGCCCAGCACCAGCGGGTCCTGGCGCTCCGGGGCCGGTTCGCGGAGGAGACGGGCGCCCTCACGCGGGCGCTCTACCGCCAGGCCGGCGAGCTGGCGCGCCGCCTCGAGGAGCCGGCGGGGAGCCCGCAGGCCATCGAGGCCCTGGTGCAGGAGATCGGCCGGCTGAAGACGGACCTGCTGCGGGTGCGCGTCCGGGCGATCCGGGAGCTGCGGGACGCCCTGAGCCCGGAGCAGCAGGCGAGGCTCAAGGTGCTGTTCGAAGAGAGCCGGCGGGGCGCCGCCGCCCCGGCGCCTCAATAG
- a CDS encoding zf-HC2 domain-containing protein → MMHLLASRRLSAYLDGELAPGERLAVERHLGRCPRCAARLQDLGRLRGALRSLPRSVPAEDGWTRLREEIGGAAPERARLRWRPATARRWAPVAATAALLAALGASLYLTSAPGPPRESLASLTTTHLIEEEPLPLSPSIELVLVARGSGGADRGEEP, encoded by the coding sequence ATGATGCACCTTTTGGCGTCCCGCCGCCTCTCGGCCTACCTGGACGGGGAACTGGCGCCGGGGGAGCGGCTGGCCGTCGAGCGCCACCTGGGCCGCTGTCCGCGCTGCGCGGCCCGCCTGCAGGACCTCGGGCGTCTCCGGGGAGCGCTCCGCTCGCTGCCGCGCTCGGTCCCTGCGGAGGACGGGTGGACTCGGCTGCGCGAGGAAATCGGCGGCGCAGCGCCGGAGCGCGCCCGGCTCCGCTGGCGGCCGGCCACCGCCCGCCGGTGGGCGCCGGTCGCGGCGACGGCCGCGCTCCTGGCCGCCCTGGGGGCCTCCCTTTACCTGACCTCCGCGCCCGGTCCGCCCCGCGAGTCTCTCGCGTCCCTCACGACGACGCATTTGATCGAGGAAGAGCCCCTCCCGCTCTCCCCCTCGATCGAGCTGGTCCTGGTCGCCCGCGGCAGCGGCGGGGCGGACCGGGGGGAGGAGCCATGA
- a CDS encoding sigma-70 family RNA polymerase sigma factor: MSDIPRDLLIRCQEGDRDAFAPVYERFKRTMHTLALHLLGNRADADEATQEIFLTAWRALPSFRFEARFGTWLYRLAVNVCFERLRREGRRRVLGNGNGAGPERVTLTTRPAADGPGADVRAALARLDPAYRACVILRDVEGLSYQEIAAALAVPVGTVRSRIARGREALRVALREWEGNAP, encoded by the coding sequence GTGAGCGATATCCCGCGGGACCTCCTCATCCGGTGTCAGGAAGGCGACCGGGACGCATTCGCACCCGTGTACGAGCGGTTCAAGAGGACGATGCACACGCTGGCGCTCCACCTGCTGGGGAACCGGGCCGACGCGGATGAGGCGACCCAGGAGATCTTCCTGACGGCCTGGCGCGCCCTCCCATCATTCCGGTTCGAGGCCCGTTTCGGCACCTGGCTGTACCGGCTGGCCGTGAACGTGTGCTTCGAGCGCCTGCGCCGGGAGGGGCGTCGGCGCGTCCTCGGGAACGGCAACGGGGCAGGCCCGGAGCGGGTGACGCTCACGACCCGCCCGGCGGCCGACGGGCCTGGGGCCGATGTGCGCGCGGCCCTGGCGAGGCTGGACCCGGCCTACCGCGCGTGCGTCATCCTGCGCGACGTGGAGGGGCTCTCCTACCAGGAGATCGCGGCGGCCCTCGCCGTGCCGGTGGGGACGGTGCGGTCCCGCATCGCGCGGGGCCGGGAGGCCTTGCGGGTGGCCCTGCGCGAGTGGGAGGGGAACGCGCCATGA
- a CDS encoding sigma-70 family RNA polymerase sigma factor, with protein MGEHLQVATLPDAVLVDRVRAGDEEAFGGLLQRYQGKVYRLAMHLTRNPQDAEEVTQDVFLAVYRKLRDFEDRASFRTWLYRIASNAALMKLRRRRPVVPLAGGMEGPAFREDGQFAQAVADWSAYPEAELLAAERRSVLEQAIVTLSPDDQAVVVLRDIEGLSNQEVAEILGTTLLAVKSRLHRARLALRERLAAYFGAGRAGGGAATFAG; from the coding sequence GTGGGCGAGCATCTCCAGGTGGCCACGCTGCCGGATGCGGTGCTGGTGGACCGCGTCAGGGCCGGGGACGAGGAGGCCTTCGGCGGGCTCCTGCAGCGCTACCAGGGGAAGGTCTACCGTCTGGCCATGCATCTTACCCGCAACCCCCAGGACGCGGAGGAGGTCACCCAGGACGTCTTCCTCGCGGTCTACCGGAAACTCAGGGATTTCGAGGACCGGGCCTCCTTCAGGACCTGGCTGTACCGCATCGCGAGCAACGCGGCTCTCATGAAGCTCCGGCGCCGCCGGCCCGTCGTCCCCCTCGCCGGCGGGATGGAGGGGCCGGCCTTCCGGGAGGACGGCCAATTCGCCCAGGCGGTGGCGGACTGGTCGGCCTACCCGGAGGCCGAACTCCTCGCCGCCGAGCGCCGGTCGGTGCTGGAGCAGGCCATCGTGACCCTGTCCCCGGACGATCAGGCGGTCGTGGTCCTCCGGGACATCGAGGGACTGAGCAACCAGGAGGTGGCGGAGATCCTCGGCACCACCCTCCTGGCGGTCAAGTCCCGGCTGCACCGGGCCCGCCTCGCCCTGCGGGAGCGGCTCGCGGCCTACTTCGGGGCCGGGCGGGCAGGCGGTGGGGCCGCGACATTCGCCGGGTGA
- a CDS encoding YceI family protein, whose amino-acid sequence MYSRINHSLIALLLGLTLPALGEAAPLTFKLLPTYSRATFKSDAPLETIVGTTAGPAVEGRLTVDPADPTTARGTIRVDLSALRSGVEKRDADMRGKDYLDVEGGEQNRYAVFTLTRVTLPGPLAPGQEREGTAKGTLTIKGRPVETEAAVRATYLTLTPAQVEQQKRFGFTADNLKVRAKFGTTFTNHGMQIPQLLFLKVANDLQLEADLTFVRE is encoded by the coding sequence ATGTATTCTCGCATCAACCATTCCCTGATCGCCCTGCTCCTCGGCCTCACCCTCCCCGCCCTGGGGGAGGCCGCTCCCCTCACCTTCAAGCTCCTCCCCACCTACTCCCGGGCGACCTTCAAGAGCGACGCCCCCCTGGAGACCATCGTGGGCACCACGGCGGGCCCGGCCGTGGAGGGACGCCTCACGGTGGACCCGGCGGATCCCACCACCGCCCGAGGAACCATCCGGGTGGATCTCAGCGCCCTGCGGAGCGGGGTGGAGAAGCGGGATGCGGACATGCGGGGGAAGGACTACCTGGACGTGGAGGGGGGGGAGCAGAACCGGTACGCCGTTTTCACCCTCACCAGGGTCACCCTCCCCGGACCCCTCGCCCCCGGGCAGGAGCGGGAGGGGACCGCCAAAGGGACCCTCACCATCAAGGGCCGGCCCGTTGAAACCGAGGCGGCCGTTCGGGCGACCTACCTCACCCTCACCCCCGCCCAGGTGGAGCAACAGAAGCGCTTCGGGTTCACGGCCGATAACCTGAAGGTCCGGGCGAAGTTCGGGACCACGTTCACGAACCACGGGATGCAAATCCCCCAGCTCCTCTTCCTGAAGGTGGCCAACGACCTCCAGCTCGAGGCTGACCTCACCTTCGTCCGAGAGTAG
- a CDS encoding DUF6152 family protein — MLTRRAGALAIAVALLATAAAVGAHHGWSGYDSSRPLDLTGVIREAGYEHPHAYLRLEAPEKAWVVVLAPPSRMERRGVTREMLKVGTAARVVGYPHRTEPDEMRAERITINGKTVELR, encoded by the coding sequence ATGTTGACGCGGAGGGCAGGCGCGCTGGCGATCGCGGTCGCCCTGTTGGCCACCGCGGCGGCGGTCGGGGCGCATCACGGCTGGAGCGGGTACGACAGCAGCCGGCCCCTGGATTTAACCGGGGTCATTCGCGAGGCCGGGTACGAGCACCCGCACGCGTACCTCAGGCTCGAGGCTCCCGAGAAGGCCTGGGTGGTTGTCCTTGCGCCCCCGTCCCGGATGGAGCGGCGGGGGGTCACACGGGAGATGCTGAAGGTCGGGACGGCGGCGCGGGTGGTCGGCTACCCGCACCGGACCGAGCCCGACGAGATGCGGGCGGAGCGGATCACAATCAACGGCAAGACCGTGGAACTCCGGTGA